Genomic segment of Labrus mixtus chromosome 1, fLabMix1.1, whole genome shotgun sequence:
aaatATGTTTCAAAAGAGAAACATCTGAGTCCAACAAAGAACTTTATAGGACTCAGCTGTGCAACCAGGCAAgctaaaaacatcaatatatatatatattcatataacCTGCTTCCCagtctttcattttaaattaaaaaacatttcatgacatCAGCTCCTTGAGTACAAGTCATTCTGCAATCatttccaggctgagggtgcagaacaCCCAAAAGCATTCTTCCCAATTTCTGTCTGAGCGTTCGGGATAACTGTCTCAATGCATGAGTTATTTTTAGGGAAACTTCATGAACATACATTACGCACCAAACTATAAATTCCactgaaataattaaaatactgtatgtatgcAAAGACTATAAATACAGgtggatctaaaaaaaaaaaaagaagaatagagagagaaatTACTCTGAGGTCTGtaacattttgaattatttctgttttggtaTCAATCGGTTAAAGGaatgattatatattttttactgatCAATTGAGTGCACTGCTCTAGAAAATATCATCCTGACATTTATGAATCTGCATGTCTGCCACCTGGTGGGGATTAATGAGCATTACAGGGACAGCGTGCAATGGGGATCCGGGGAGTTACTCagacttgttttgtttccatAGTTTCTATAGAGGAGAGTAAGATTTCTATAAAAAGCATCTTAAGTAGAAggacataaaacagaaaaatgttacAATTTATTCAGctatcgatttttttttttaaatatcctgtgTGGAAATAAAGCATCTCTGCTCAATCTGAGTATTTAGTTTCCACTGTATGGGTAGTTTGTGGACAAAGAAAACTAAAGGAAAAGAAtggaaaaataataaagtacGCTGTGCCCTTTCTCCAGATGTGAATGACTGTGTGGACCAGCCCTGTAAGAATGGAGGGATGTGTCGAGATCTTGATGGAGACTACACCTGCCAGTGCCCCTCCCCATATGTTGGAAAGCAGTGCCAGCTACGTACGTTTACATGTTACCATTTAACATGTCCTTACAcgaggaaaaaaatgtttaccaAAATGATAAGAACTGTAAATACTGTGTTTCTGtagtttgcaaaaacaaaacgtgTTGCATCATGTGCTGTATATGGTGAACTTTTTGGGGTGAACATCtaacatacatgcatacattcaTCATTAAACAGAACCCtgtctttataaaaacacaattttcccATTACAGTAAAACTGTAACTTTGCTTTGGTCCTTATAACCAATGCTAAATAAACTGTCGAGAGGTTAAATGAATCAGGAGTAACTACACTTACACACTGCTGCCTTTGATGGTATTCTAATGGTTGTGCTTCAGGCTGCATCTCTCTACTGGGGATGGAGGGCGGCGCAATCGTGGAGTCCCAAATTTCATCCTCCTCTGTTCACTTCGGCATTCTGGGTCTTCAGCGGTGGGGTCCGGAGTTAGCTCGACTCAACAATCAAGGCATCGTCAACGCCTGGACATCGGCCGCACACGACAGAAACCCCTGGATTGAGGTAATAAAAGATGTGGCACGATTTAAAATGACGGGACTGACCAGTTAAAGCGTTGACCCTATCTAAAGacttgacttcctgtttccaaCAGATTAATATGCAGAAGAAGATGCGTCTGACGGGCATCATCACACAGGGCGCCAGTCGTATGGGCGCAGCTGAGTTCATCAAAGCCTTCAAGGTGGCGAGCAGCTTTGATGGAAACGCTTATACCACTTACAGACTGGATGGCCAACGCAGAGACAAGGCAAGTAGATATTTATAAGCATCGTGTTTCACGCTCTCCCGTACCAGAATAGTCTCACACAGTGGATGTTCATttcctatgttttttttgtgctctaGGTTTTCGTGGGCAATTTAGACAACGAGAGCACTAAGACGAACCTTTTTGACCCTCCCATTGTGGCCCAGTACATCCGAATCATCCCCGTGGTTTGCCGCAGAGCTTGCACGCTGCGCATGGAGCTGGTGGGCTGTGAACTCAATGGTAAACATGCAGAACACATGCAGGGAAAACGTAAAGCTTTTTTTAGAAACTTGGCTGACAAaggtggataaaaaaaacaagcttgatATAAACGCAAAGAGACATTTAACCCACGTTCAGTTCGAGCCGAATCAAGTTACAGCCTCTGTGAACTCCACATTTTATCCAGTGGTTAAATGTATATGAGTAAATTCCTTAGTGGCTTATTTTACTGACTTGTTTCCATCTTGCTGTGGTTACAATCACAAGCATAATGACAGTGGAAACGAGTTTATGTAACATGGTCTCAATCTAACTGTGGCTACATTGATATGTATAGTATATATGTGTAGTCTTAACAGGGTCGGAGGTTTggaaatgcagaaataaaagttgtaattacACGCAGAGTTCACAAGGAGACGGAAACACGACACCTCCatccttttgcctttattgtctTTGAATGTAACAGCTACAACTTTTACAGAGAACTGAAATCAACTGAAAACAAACTGCATGTACATGTACTGAATATCTCTTTGCAAAGcgcattcttcttcttcttcttcttctgtttgcatTTTTCTGCTCCATCTTCTTGGTCCTTGGTTGGTGTGTTAATCGATTTTAATAAGTCACTTTCCTAAAAATATTTCTTGGGTGAAgtaaattcattttctttgggTGTAAtcatttctccttcttttctctctctgttgcttttggttttcttccttcctccttctgTCCGTCTCCTCTTTGATTCACAGTTTATTCAAACACGGCAGGTTGCTCAGCCTCTCTGGGAATGAAATCTCGCCTCATCTCGGACGGGCAGCTAACCGCCTCCAGCACTTTCCGCACGTGGGGCATCGACACCTTCACGTGGTACCCTCAGTTTGCTCGGCTGGATAAGCAGGGAAAGACGAACGCCTGGTCTCCTGCTCACAACAACCGCTCAGAGTGGATACAGGTGAGCGAGACCTCAGCTACAAAGTGTAACATTTTAGTGAAATGCTGCTGTTGAGGATAACACTGTCTTCTTTGCTCCTTCACCAGGTCGATCTGGAGAAGACAAAGCGCCTCACAGGCATCATCACTCAGGGGGCGAAGGACTTTGGTGTGGtgcagtttgtgtctgtgtttaaagttgCTTACAGTAATGATGGAGAGGCGTGGAGTACAGTGAAGGAGGAGAACAGCGGCAATGATAAGGTCAGACATGTGAAATCACTATTACAATTTACTATCTACtctcatttgtaaaaaaaattatgaaaaaaactaataaaaactagtaaaaaactattttctaaGGTGTTATTGTGAAATTCTAGTTCTGTTCCAACACATAacctacatttatttatttacaagcaGACAGGCAGAATAAAGTAAGATTTCCAAACAATGAAGAGCATCATGCAAAAGTTATTCATAATGATTGTAATAATTATATCTTGAATTTATACAGCGTCTTTCAATGGACCAAAGGATGCTTAGTTTCATGTACACATCTGAAAAGCAGTGGGAAGAAGTATCAACTGCAAAATTGACCAAAACCTGATTCTGTGATTTATAACTTAAACTCAATAAGTATTTCTTTCGACATTTAACCACAACCTTGCCATTTGCCTGCAGCTTTTCCAAGGCAACATCGACAACAACACCCACAGGAAGAATCTATTCGAGCCTCCGTTCTACGCTCGGTTCATCCGGGTCGTCCCCTGGGAGTGGCATGAGCGCATCACTCTACGCATGGAGCTGCTGGGCTGTGATGACTAGAAACTCCTCGATCGACCGTTTCACCGTGCTCCACGCTCGCCCCATGTCCCCAAACCACAGCAGAGGATTGGATGCTGAAGAGGATCGTCTGTTGTGACCTTCGTTTGGATGAAGATCCTGCTGACTGCTGGGACTGTTAACACTTGTAGCACTTTCTGAATACTGACCTTTATTTGTTTACGTGCACAGAATTGATTGAAGGATTTAATCTTAACTGGCTTCAGACTTAAATAATCTTTGCATAGATATAATCCCAGTCCATATTACTTGCTCCTTCTTATATTTGAAATCGTTTCAGGTTCCTCTTAAGTCTGGAGACGTGATGATTACCAGTTAATAATGTCTTCCTTCTTTCCAATCTAAGTTAACAATACcgcttttcattttcttttttgacgGCACAAACTCGAGGTCAGGAAACAAATCTTTTATTGCACATTGTTTAACTGCTACTGCtagcataataaaaaaaaggcctgtGCAATATAGAATATGATCTGGTATCTTAACTGTCctggaaaataataatgaatgccCG
This window contains:
- the LOC132964083 gene encoding EGF-like repeat and discoidin I-like domain-containing protein 3 isoform X1 — translated: MTRQGNVTTVIASTLTLLLCLYSARGDYCEVNVCHNGATCVTGVGDDPFICICADGFSGDTCNLTETGPCSPNPCKNDGSCEVISPTRRGDVFNEYVCKCQPGFEGAHCQINVNDCVDQPCKNGGMCRDLDGDYTCQCPSPYVGKQCQLRCISLLGMEGGAIVESQISSSSVHFGILGLQRWGPELARLNNQGIVNAWTSAAHDRNPWIEINMQKKMRLTGIITQGASRMGAAEFIKAFKVASSFDGNAYTTYRLDGQRRDKVFVGNLDNESTKTNLFDPPIVAQYIRIIPVVCRRACTLRMELVGCELNVYSNTAGCSASLGMKSRLISDGQLTASSTFRTWGIDTFTWYPQFARLDKQGKTNAWSPAHNNRSEWIQVDLEKTKRLTGIITQGAKDFGVVQFVSVFKVAYSNDGEAWSTVKEENSGNDKLFQGNIDNNTHRKNLFEPPFYARFIRVVPWEWHERITLRMELLGCDD
- the LOC132964083 gene encoding EGF-like repeat and discoidin I-like domain-containing protein 3 isoform X2 — translated: MTRQGNVTTVIASTLTLLLCLYSARGDYCEVNVCHNGATCVTGVGDDPFICICADGFSGDTCNLTETGPCSPNPCKNDGSCEVISPTRRGDVFNEYVCKCQPGFEGAHCQINVNDCVDQPCKNGGMCRDLDGDYTCQCPSPYVGKQCQLRCISLLGMEGGAIVESQISSSSVHFGILGLQRWGPELARLNNQGIVNAWTSAAHDRNPWIEINMQKKMRLTGIITQGASRMGAAEFIKAFKVASSFDGNAYTTYRLDGQRRDKVFVGNLDNESTKTNLFDPPIVAQYIRIIPVVCRRACTLRMELVGCELNGCSASLGMKSRLISDGQLTASSTFRTWGIDTFTWYPQFARLDKQGKTNAWSPAHNNRSEWIQVDLEKTKRLTGIITQGAKDFGVVQFVSVFKVAYSNDGEAWSTVKEENSGNDKLFQGNIDNNTHRKNLFEPPFYARFIRVVPWEWHERITLRMELLGCDD